A portion of the uncultured Draconibacterium sp. genome contains these proteins:
- a CDS encoding peptidase U32 family protein, which translates to MQKPELLLPVGNPESFYAAMRGGADAIFMGLKQFNARGRAKNFTNGQLITILKEAKKKNIQVYITLNTVIKNNEIKELLDYLNFLNQAGVNGVIIQDWGVFYIARTYFPNLVLHASTQMGIHNSTGANYAHKKGIERVVLARELTLRELTKICKKSKVETEVFIHGALCYSFSGMCLYSSYAGGRGANRGLCTQPCRRTYTSKNTQQFLFNLKDNQQIDLVTRFAKMGVSSLKVEGRMKSGEYTYRVAQAYRTALDEPEQIDKAKELLSLDFGREKTAYFMGKDVNRAIAEKTVAGVYLGKVNRIKGENIWLSSQMNIEPGFRLRFHITGTEKQETIKVREVTEENGLFKIHSGGKQVKSNSEVYLAGISDVKFPSKLEDTNAHFKQLKYGHKQKILSALKGKESGRKEEFYFRINSMEWLKKMNLNEMEGLFLAFSKITWSRFNPEVPFIQKFKEKIYVELPKFIQQDALQFYRELIARMVKCGLQNFVVSHISQLDLIPPKCRIIANENVYVFNDAAACFIKNERVSMFSYPQEIDFETLFSLSHKDGIVPVYFYPELFHSRMPIAIKEGNDELVDDMNIKLQRFRRNGITSIVPQVPVSISQSKNKLKKNGFYRFLIDLSYEPVSKHRAKTVKSRIMRSEQIQPSNTFNFNKGLK; encoded by the coding sequence ATGCAGAAACCGGAACTTCTTTTACCCGTTGGAAATCCAGAATCATTTTATGCCGCTATGCGTGGTGGAGCCGATGCAATTTTCATGGGATTAAAACAATTTAATGCGCGCGGAAGGGCGAAGAACTTTACTAACGGGCAGCTTATTACAATCCTGAAAGAAGCTAAAAAGAAGAACATTCAGGTTTACATTACCTTGAATACGGTAATAAAAAATAATGAAATTAAGGAATTACTTGATTACCTGAATTTTTTGAACCAGGCAGGTGTTAACGGAGTGATCATCCAGGATTGGGGCGTTTTTTATATTGCACGAACTTATTTCCCTAATTTGGTGTTGCATGCCAGCACCCAAATGGGAATTCATAATTCAACCGGAGCCAATTATGCGCATAAAAAAGGGATTGAACGAGTTGTTTTGGCCCGCGAACTTACTTTACGCGAGCTCACTAAAATATGCAAAAAAAGTAAGGTTGAAACCGAAGTTTTTATCCATGGGGCGCTCTGTTATTCTTTTTCCGGAATGTGTCTTTACAGCAGTTATGCAGGGGGCAGGGGAGCCAATCGTGGACTTTGTACACAGCCGTGCCGACGCACTTATACTTCGAAAAATACGCAACAGTTTCTCTTTAATCTAAAAGATAATCAGCAAATTGATTTGGTTACCCGTTTTGCCAAAATGGGAGTGAGCAGTTTAAAAGTGGAGGGGCGCATGAAATCGGGCGAATACACCTACCGGGTGGCGCAAGCCTACCGAACTGCGCTTGACGAACCTGAACAAATTGATAAGGCAAAAGAACTTTTATCGCTTGATTTTGGTCGCGAGAAAACGGCCTACTTCATGGGGAAAGATGTAAATAGAGCTATTGCCGAAAAAACAGTTGCCGGTGTTTACCTCGGAAAAGTAAATCGGATTAAAGGGGAGAATATCTGGTTAAGCTCGCAAATGAATATTGAACCGGGTTTTCGACTGCGTTTTCATATTACGGGCACCGAAAAACAGGAAACCATAAAGGTACGTGAAGTAACCGAAGAGAATGGTTTGTTTAAAATTCATTCGGGCGGAAAGCAGGTAAAATCAAACAGCGAAGTTTATTTGGCGGGGATTAGCGATGTTAAGTTTCCATCGAAACTGGAAGATACAAATGCTCATTTTAAGCAGCTAAAATACGGACACAAACAAAAGATATTAAGTGCATTGAAAGGCAAGGAAAGTGGCCGTAAAGAAGAGTTTTATTTTCGCATCAACTCAATGGAGTGGCTGAAAAAAATGAACCTGAATGAAATGGAAGGTTTGTTCCTGGCTTTTTCAAAAATTACGTGGAGTCGCTTTAATCCGGAGGTGCCGTTTATTCAAAAATTCAAAGAGAAAATATATGTCGAACTGCCGAAATTTATTCAACAAGATGCCTTACAATTCTACCGCGAGCTGATTGCCCGAATGGTAAAATGCGGATTGCAGAATTTTGTTGTCAGCCATATTTCGCAGTTGGATCTGATTCCGCCAAAGTGCCGGATTATTGCCAACGAAAATGTGTATGTTTTTAATGATGCTGCCGCCTGTTTTATAAAAAACGAAAGAGTTAGTATGTTTTCATATCCGCAGGAAATTGATTTTGAAACGCTGTTTTCATTGTCGCACAAAGATGGAATTGTGCCGGTTTATTTCTATCCCGAGCTTTTCCATTCGCGAATGCCCATTGCCATAAAAGAAGGCAACGATGAGTTGGTGGACGATATGAACATAAAGTTGCAGCGTTTTCGACGAAATGGAATTACATCAATTGTTCCACAGGTTCCGGTTTCAATTTCGCAATCAAAAAATAAACTTAAAAAGAATGGATTTTACCGGTTTTTAATTGATTTGAGTTACGAGCCGGTTTCAAAACACCGGGCCAAAACGGTAAAAAGCCGTATTATGCGTTCGGAGCAAATTCAGCCTTCGAATACTTTTAATTTTAATAAAGGGTTGAAATAG
- a CDS encoding amino acid racemase produces MKTIGLVGGTGWVSSQEYYKIINETVNKNQGGLTFPEIILYSVNYGDINACNQENDRHGVYTIVKNASETVCNAGADFIALCANTLHFTYEQLQTEIDVPIIHIADATVAAIKAKGIKKVGLLGTRDTMELDFYIKRLAEQKIEVIVPEKPEREFIHYSIMNELLKEFFLPETKTGFLAIMNKLAEKGAEGIILGCTEIPLLVNQDDFEKPLFSTLELHAKAIAEFAITNE; encoded by the coding sequence ATGAAAACAATAGGACTGGTTGGTGGAACAGGCTGGGTATCGTCGCAGGAATACTACAAAATCATTAACGAAACCGTAAATAAAAACCAGGGAGGTCTTACTTTTCCTGAAATTATTTTGTACTCGGTAAATTACGGCGACATTAATGCCTGCAACCAGGAAAACGACCGCCATGGTGTGTATACCATTGTAAAAAATGCCAGCGAAACAGTTTGCAACGCGGGTGCCGATTTTATTGCGCTTTGTGCCAACACCCTTCACTTTACATACGAACAGCTACAAACTGAAATTGATGTTCCGATTATACATATTGCCGATGCTACAGTCGCTGCAATAAAAGCAAAAGGAATAAAAAAAGTTGGACTGCTTGGAACGCGTGATACAATGGAACTCGACTTCTATATAAAACGATTAGCTGAGCAGAAAATTGAAGTTATTGTGCCCGAAAAGCCCGAACGTGAATTTATTCATTACTCTATTATGAATGAACTGTTGAAAGAGTTTTTTCTACCTGAAACAAAAACCGGATTTTTGGCAATAATGAATAAACTTGCCGAGAAAGGAGCTGAAGGCATAATTCTTGGTTGTACAGAAATACCGTTGCTGGTTAATCAGGATGATTTTGAAAAACCACTTTTTAGTACACTGGAACTTCATGCAAAAGCCATTGCAGAATTTGCAATTACAAATGAATAA
- a CDS encoding glycosyltransferase family A protein, with product MLSVNIPVYNVEVIDLVNELYNQATKLSIDFEIRVYDDGSDEIFKSLNRIVKSKANVVYKEMEKNLGRASIRNKMGAESVFDWLLFIDADSKVIKPDYLKNYLEHKTANRVLCGGTAYSKQKPADSEKLLRWTYGTKREAVSASARNQSKGFIITSNNFFIAKELFNQVHFREELREYGHEDTLLGYDLYCAGVEIFHIDNPLEHTGLESAQAFLKKSCLALENLKKIGEELLDGDRMFFRQVNFLRKYSQITFIIPSRFVGRIFRKYRSKMESNLNGNRPSLFYFDLYKLGYYASIKNR from the coding sequence ATGCTTTCGGTAAATATCCCGGTATATAACGTTGAAGTTATTGATTTGGTTAACGAGCTTTATAATCAGGCAACAAAATTATCGATTGATTTTGAAATAAGGGTTTATGATGATGGCTCGGATGAGATTTTTAAATCGTTAAACCGCATTGTTAAAAGCAAGGCTAATGTTGTTTATAAGGAGATGGAAAAGAATCTCGGGCGGGCTTCCATCCGTAATAAGATGGGGGCTGAATCGGTTTTCGATTGGTTGTTGTTTATTGATGCAGACTCGAAAGTTATAAAACCCGATTACCTGAAAAATTACCTGGAGCATAAAACAGCAAATCGTGTTTTGTGTGGCGGAACAGCCTATTCAAAACAAAAACCGGCTGATTCGGAAAAATTATTACGCTGGACATACGGAACGAAACGCGAGGCGGTATCGGCATCAGCACGAAACCAAAGCAAAGGTTTTATTATAACTTCCAATAATTTTTTTATTGCAAAGGAGCTTTTTAATCAGGTGCACTTTAGAGAAGAATTGCGCGAATACGGGCACGAAGATACACTTTTGGGGTACGATTTATATTGTGCCGGCGTAGAGATATTTCATATCGATAATCCGTTGGAACATACCGGCCTTGAAAGTGCTCAGGCTTTTTTGAAAAAGAGTTGTTTGGCCCTCGAGAATTTGAAAAAAATAGGAGAGGAGTTGCTTGATGGCGACAGAATGTTTTTTCGGCAAGTTAACTTTTTACGAAAATACAGCCAGATAACATTTATTATTCCTTCGCGTTTTGTTGGGCGGATATTTCGAAAATATCGCAGTAAAATGGAGTCAAACTTAAATGGTAATCGTCCGTCTCTGTTTTATTTCGATTTGTATAAGCTGGGCTACTATGCGAGCATAAAAAACCGCTGA
- the rho gene encoding transcription termination factor Rho, translated as MYDILELNKKLVPELKEIAKELKIKRVESYKKQDLIYKILDTQAVLEAENKGQKNSPKEEKGGSGNRKKQSERNPQNNDEPRRSKRPRQRVETVKREKVGSGPKKKHGDKKDDNVQTRQDQIKAIIKGFNRDKSSDDAKQQNVENNAKKEEPKEAPQPPQQDKQTQENKQEQQQPEVKAQQPKEQQQQQRGGQQRHQQQPQQNQQRQNNSGKDDRQRHQNRNQQNQQGNRQKQRQFEFEGIITNTGVLEILADGYGFLRSSDYNYLNSPDDIYVSQSQIKLFGLKTGDTVKGTVRPPKEGEKYFPLIKVLEINGRSPEFIRDRVPFDHLTPLFPDEKFNLTGNGHDNISTRVVDMFAPIGKGQRGLIVAQPKTGKTVLLKEIANAIAANHPEVYMIVLLIDERPEEVTDMARSVHAEVIASTFDEPADKHVKVANIVLEKAKRLTECGHDVVILLDSITRLARAYNTVQPASGKVLSGGVDANALHKPKRFFGAARNIEEGGSLTIMATALTETGSKMDEVIFEEFKGTGNMELQLDRKLSNKRIFPSVDIPTSSTRREDLLFSKDVLDKLWILRNYLGDMNSLEAMEFMKTRLMRTSSIEEFLASMNDG; from the coding sequence ATGTATGATATTTTAGAACTGAACAAGAAACTTGTTCCTGAATTAAAAGAGATCGCTAAAGAGCTCAAAATTAAACGTGTAGAATCCTACAAAAAGCAGGATCTTATTTATAAAATTTTAGATACCCAAGCCGTTCTTGAAGCTGAAAACAAAGGCCAAAAGAATTCTCCTAAAGAAGAAAAAGGAGGAAGTGGGAATCGCAAAAAACAATCAGAAAGAAATCCGCAAAATAACGATGAACCCCGCCGTTCAAAACGACCTCGACAAAGAGTTGAGACCGTAAAACGCGAAAAAGTGGGATCAGGTCCGAAAAAGAAACATGGCGATAAAAAAGACGATAATGTTCAAACGCGCCAAGATCAGATTAAAGCCATAATTAAAGGTTTTAACAGAGACAAATCGTCGGACGACGCGAAGCAACAAAACGTTGAGAACAATGCTAAAAAAGAGGAACCCAAAGAAGCTCCTCAACCACCACAACAAGACAAACAAACTCAGGAAAACAAGCAAGAACAGCAACAACCTGAGGTAAAAGCTCAACAACCAAAAGAGCAACAACAGCAACAACGTGGTGGCCAGCAAAGACATCAACAACAGCCTCAGCAAAATCAGCAAAGACAAAATAACAGCGGAAAAGACGACCGACAAAGACACCAAAACAGAAATCAACAAAACCAACAGGGAAATCGCCAAAAACAACGTCAATTCGAGTTTGAAGGCATTATAACCAACACCGGAGTTTTAGAGATTTTGGCAGATGGTTACGGTTTCTTACGTTCGTCGGACTACAATTATTTGAACTCGCCTGACGATATTTATGTATCGCAATCGCAGATAAAACTTTTTGGATTAAAAACAGGAGATACTGTAAAAGGTACTGTTCGTCCACCAAAAGAAGGTGAAAAATATTTCCCGCTGATTAAAGTTTTGGAGATTAACGGACGCAGCCCCGAATTTATTCGCGACCGCGTACCATTTGATCACCTAACTCCTTTATTTCCTGACGAAAAATTTAATTTAACAGGAAATGGTCACGACAACATCTCGACACGAGTTGTAGATATGTTTGCACCAATTGGTAAAGGACAACGTGGTTTGATTGTTGCCCAGCCAAAAACCGGTAAAACCGTATTACTGAAAGAGATTGCCAACGCAATTGCAGCCAACCATCCCGAGGTTTATATGATCGTATTACTGATCGACGAACGTCCGGAAGAGGTTACCGATATGGCACGCAGCGTGCACGCTGAAGTAATTGCATCAACTTTTGATGAGCCGGCAGACAAGCACGTAAAAGTGGCAAACATTGTACTGGAAAAAGCAAAACGTTTAACCGAATGTGGCCACGATGTGGTTATCCTGTTAGACTCAATTACACGTTTGGCCCGTGCATACAACACTGTTCAACCTGCATCGGGTAAAGTACTTTCGGGTGGTGTTGACGCCAATGCTTTACATAAACCAAAACGTTTCTTTGGTGCTGCACGAAACATTGAAGAAGGCGGTTCATTAACAATTATGGCTACGGCACTTACCGAAACCGGATCGAAAATGGACGAGGTTATTTTTGAAGAGTTTAAAGGTACCGGTAACATGGAACTGCAACTCGACAGAAAACTGTCAAACAAGCGTATCTTCCCTTCTGTGGATATTCCAACATCGAGTACCCGTCGCGAAGACCTGCTCTTCTCGAAAGATGTTCTCGACAAACTATGGATATTACGCAACTACCTTGGCGATATGAATTCGTTGGAAGCAATGGAATTTATGAAAACAAGACTGATGCGCACCTCAAGTATCGAAGAATTTCTTGCTTCGATGAACGATGGATAG
- a CDS encoding FAD-linked oxidase C-terminal domain-containing protein, with protein sequence MTTTNKFNQLKAQLDGDLFFDNVQRVLYSTDASQYKEMPLAVTKPKNKADIKKIIAFARENNTNIIPRGAGTSLAGQVVGNGIVVDVSKYMNKILDFNKEKNYVIVEPGVVLAELNLFLAEHGMQFGPETSTANRCVIGGMLGNNSCGLHSLVYGSVREHILEVDAILSDGSETTFKELSKEEFQEKLNGNPNQQEKAIYQNINNLLSDKHNKEEILKNFPDPKLTRRNMGYAIDELMYTDPFTDGGGKFNFCKLLAGSEGTLAFSTKIKLNVIPLPPKFKGLVCAHFETLEESLLANLIALKYKPTAIELMDDPVMQAAKQNIEQAKNRFFVKGDPGAMLMIEFSFETEKELTETAAALEKELKEAGLGYHYPLVTGADKIKRVWSLRTAGLGLLANIPGDRKGVPGIEDTAVHPENLPDYVADIKVVLKKLGLDSVFYAHIATGEIHFRPLINFKDPNDVELFNTLMNEVAALVKKYRGSMSGEHGDGRARGKFIPFMLGDKCYEMVKSVKKAWDPDNIFNPGKIVDTPPITESLRVIPGKAIPETETYFDFSKNKGYFRSIEKCNGSGDCRKSEVIGGTLCPTFMATRDEDKSTRGRANILREFLYHNDKKNLFDHQEIYDILSLCISCKACKSECPSNVDMAKLKAEFLQNYYDLHGVPIRSRLIGYLPRLNKLAMVFRPISNFLMSTSLLKSAIGFSTLRTLPPLSKITLNRWVENGTPKPEQETKGKIYLFNDEFTNYNESDIGIKAILLLTKLGYEVKIPQTKESGRTFLSKGMVRTSKKVATENINLLKDIITDETPLVGIEPSAILAFRDEYPELVEKDLQPSAEKLAKNALLFEEFIAAEIEKGNITDENFTAEEQHILLHGHCQQKAVASTEPSKKMLSLPKNYFVKEIPSGCCGMAGSFGYEKEHYELSMQIGEMVLFPAVRKANNDYIISAPGTSCRHHIKDGTGKIALHPVEVLYNALVK encoded by the coding sequence ATGACAACTACAAATAAATTCAACCAACTGAAAGCCCAACTCGATGGCGATCTTTTTTTCGATAACGTTCAGCGAGTACTCTACTCTACCGATGCGTCGCAATACAAAGAAATGCCGCTGGCCGTTACCAAGCCCAAAAACAAAGCCGATATAAAAAAGATTATTGCCTTTGCTCGCGAGAACAATACCAATATTATTCCTCGTGGAGCAGGTACTTCATTGGCCGGTCAGGTGGTTGGAAATGGAATTGTTGTCGATGTTTCAAAATACATGAACAAAATTCTCGATTTCAACAAAGAGAAGAATTATGTAATTGTTGAGCCAGGTGTTGTTTTGGCAGAACTGAACCTTTTTTTGGCTGAACATGGTATGCAATTCGGACCGGAAACATCAACTGCCAACCGCTGTGTTATTGGCGGTATGCTGGGAAATAATTCATGTGGCTTGCACTCGTTGGTTTACGGCAGTGTACGCGAGCATATTTTGGAAGTTGATGCTATATTAAGCGACGGCTCGGAAACCACATTTAAAGAATTAAGCAAGGAAGAATTTCAGGAAAAACTAAATGGTAATCCCAATCAACAGGAAAAAGCCATTTATCAGAATATCAACAACTTGCTATCAGACAAACATAACAAGGAAGAGATTCTTAAAAATTTTCCCGATCCCAAATTAACCCGCCGAAATATGGGGTACGCAATTGATGAATTGATGTATACTGATCCGTTTACCGACGGTGGTGGGAAATTTAATTTCTGCAAACTTTTGGCTGGTTCAGAGGGAACGCTGGCATTCTCAACCAAAATTAAGTTGAATGTTATTCCGTTGCCACCAAAGTTTAAAGGACTGGTTTGCGCGCATTTTGAAACATTGGAAGAATCGCTGCTGGCTAACCTGATTGCCTTGAAGTATAAACCAACGGCCATTGAATTAATGGACGATCCGGTAATGCAGGCTGCCAAACAAAACATCGAGCAGGCGAAAAACCGCTTTTTTGTAAAAGGCGATCCGGGCGCGATGCTCATGATCGAATTTTCGTTTGAGACCGAAAAAGAATTAACCGAAACAGCCGCCGCACTGGAAAAAGAACTAAAAGAAGCCGGTTTGGGATACCATTATCCACTGGTAACCGGTGCCGATAAAATTAAACGTGTTTGGTCGCTACGAACTGCCGGACTCGGACTACTGGCCAATATACCGGGCGACAGAAAAGGAGTGCCGGGAATTGAAGATACTGCAGTACATCCTGAAAACCTGCCCGATTATGTTGCCGACATAAAAGTTGTATTGAAAAAACTGGGTTTAGATAGCGTATTCTATGCGCACATTGCCACCGGCGAAATTCACTTCCGACCACTAATTAATTTCAAAGATCCAAATGATGTTGAGCTTTTCAACACGCTAATGAATGAAGTGGCGGCGCTGGTAAAAAAATACCGCGGATCGATGAGTGGTGAACACGGCGATGGACGGGCACGTGGCAAATTCATTCCGTTTATGCTTGGCGACAAGTGCTACGAAATGGTAAAATCGGTAAAAAAAGCCTGGGATCCCGATAATATTTTTAACCCCGGAAAAATTGTTGATACACCTCCAATTACCGAAAGTTTAAGGGTAATTCCGGGTAAAGCAATTCCTGAAACTGAAACGTATTTTGATTTTTCGAAAAATAAAGGCTATTTCCGCAGTATTGAAAAATGTAACGGATCGGGCGATTGCCGAAAAAGTGAAGTAATTGGCGGCACCCTCTGTCCCACTTTTATGGCCACCCGCGACGAAGATAAAAGCACCCGCGGACGTGCCAATATTCTGCGCGAGTTTCTTTACCATAACGATAAAAAGAACCTTTTCGACCACCAGGAAATTTACGATATTTTAAGTCTTTGTATTTCTTGTAAAGCTTGTAAAAGCGAGTGTCCGAGTAATGTAGATATGGCGAAATTGAAGGCCGAATTCCTGCAAAATTATTATGATCTGCACGGCGTTCCAATTCGCTCTCGATTAATTGGTTACCTACCGCGTTTAAACAAACTGGCAATGGTTTTCCGCCCGATATCTAATTTTTTAATGAGCACCTCGTTATTAAAAAGTGCTATCGGATTTTCAACCTTGCGTACGCTGCCTCCACTTTCAAAAATTACCTTAAACCGTTGGGTTGAAAACGGCACACCAAAACCGGAACAGGAAACAAAAGGCAAAATTTACCTTTTTAACGATGAATTTACCAATTACAACGAAAGTGATATTGGTATAAAAGCTATTTTGCTGCTTACCAAATTAGGTTACGAAGTTAAAATTCCGCAAACCAAAGAAAGTGGACGAACTTTCCTGTCGAAAGGAATGGTACGTACTTCGAAAAAAGTTGCCACAGAAAATATCAACCTGCTAAAGGATATTATTACAGACGAAACACCGCTGGTTGGAATCGAACCTTCAGCCATTCTTGCTTTCCGCGATGAATACCCCGAGTTAGTAGAAAAAGACCTGCAGCCGTCTGCCGAAAAGCTGGCAAAAAATGCACTTCTTTTTGAAGAATTTATTGCCGCCGAAATTGAAAAGGGAAATATTACAGATGAAAATTTTACGGCCGAAGAACAACATATTTTATTGCACGGACATTGCCAGCAAAAAGCAGTGGCCTCAACCGAACCTTCGAAGAAAATGCTGTCGCTGCCAAAGAATTATTTTGTAAAAGAAATTCCATCGGGATGTTGTGGTATGGCTGGCTCATTTGGCTACGAAAAAGAGCATTACGAATTGTCGATGCAGATTGGAGAAATGGTACTTTTCCCTGCCGTTCGAAAAGCAAATAACGATTATATTATATCGGCACCGGGAACATCGTGTCGTCACCATATTAAAGATGGAACGGGAAAAATAGCTTTACATCCGGTAGAAGTATTATATAATGCATTGGTAAAATAG
- a CDS encoding sigma-70 family RNA polymerase sigma factor, giving the protein MNTLYKNIHQEIIDQCREGSQKAQFQLYKLYYKAMFSVSLRIVNDQMEAEDVMQEAFLSAFKKIDSYKGEVSFGAWLKRIVVNRSLDYLKKRKVQFEEVNERTTQIAEFQMDTRELDAKVLKQAIQELSDGYRIVLSLYLIEGYDHEEISQILGISNSASRTQLLRAKNKLRDILKGKEIFSYN; this is encoded by the coding sequence TTGAATACACTTTATAAAAATATTCATCAGGAGATCATCGATCAGTGCAGGGAAGGAAGTCAGAAGGCACAATTCCAGCTGTACAAGCTTTACTACAAAGCCATGTTCAGTGTAAGCCTGCGGATCGTAAATGATCAGATGGAAGCCGAAGATGTAATGCAGGAAGCCTTTTTAAGTGCATTTAAAAAGATTGATTCTTATAAGGGTGAAGTTAGTTTCGGCGCATGGTTAAAGCGTATTGTTGTAAACCGTTCATTGGATTATTTAAAAAAACGAAAAGTACAATTTGAAGAGGTAAACGAGCGTACCACACAAATTGCCGAGTTCCAAATGGATACACGCGAGCTGGATGCAAAAGTGCTAAAACAAGCTATCCAGGAATTATCCGATGGTTACCGGATTGTGTTAAGCCTCTACCTTATTGAAGGTTACGACCACGAAGAGATCAGCCAGATTTTGGGCATATCGAATTCAGCTTCGAGAACCCAACTGCTGAGAGCAAAAAATAAGTTACGAGATATACTGAAAGGGAAGGAAATATTTTCATACAATTAA
- a CDS encoding class I SAM-dependent methyltransferase has product MNDFWNQRYSATEYAYGESPNEFLKQELPTVKPGKILFPAEGEGRNAVFAASLGWDVTAFDPSIEGKRKAQELADKHNVTINYKVTDYHNVNFQENYFDCICLTYAHMPEHMRNKVHNKLASYLKSGGLLFLEGFSKEQINYNTGGPKDIGFLFDEKELKNDFANFSKIDTKKSEVHLNEGLYHRGLASIIRLKATK; this is encoded by the coding sequence ATGAACGATTTTTGGAATCAGAGATATAGCGCCACAGAATACGCTTACGGCGAATCACCAAATGAATTTTTAAAGCAGGAACTACCTACAGTAAAACCGGGAAAAATATTATTTCCGGCTGAAGGAGAAGGTAGAAATGCCGTTTTTGCAGCATCGTTAGGTTGGGATGTAACAGCATTCGACCCTAGTATTGAAGGAAAAAGAAAAGCACAGGAGCTTGCAGATAAACATAATGTTACAATCAATTACAAGGTTACCGATTACCATAACGTAAATTTTCAGGAAAATTATTTCGATTGTATCTGTTTAACTTATGCTCACATGCCAGAGCATATGCGTAATAAGGTTCATAATAAGCTAGCATCTTATTTAAAAAGTGGTGGCTTGCTTTTTTTGGAGGGATTTTCGAAAGAACAAATCAATTATAACACTGGCGGACCGAAAGATATTGGTTTTCTTTTTGATGAAAAGGAACTCAAAAACGATTTTGCCAATTTTAGTAAAATCGACACGAAAAAATCAGAAGTACATTTGAATGAAGGCCTCTACCACCGCGGCTTAGCATCAATTATCAGATTAAAAGCAACAAAGTAA